GCCTACTTCCGCCATGAGCTCGGGCTGGACCAGCCCGTCTGGAAGCAGTTCCTGGACTATGTCTGGCAGCTGCTGCACGGCGATTTCGGCACCTCGCTGGCCACCAACCAGAAGGTGCTGACGGAGTTCATGGCCCTGTTCCCGGCCACGCTGGAGCTGAGCTTCTTCGCCATGCTCTTCGCGGCGGTCATCGGCCTGCCGGCCGGCGCCATCGCAGCGGCCAAGCGCGGCAGCCTCTACGACCAGACCCTGATGGGCCTGTCGGTCACCGGCTACTCCATGCCCATCTTCTGGTGGGGCCTGCTGCTCATCATGTACGTGGGCGAGCGCTGGGGCCTGACCCCGGTGTCCGGCCGCATCGACCTGATCAACTTCTACTTCGAGCCGGTGACCGGCTTCATGGTGATCGACGCCTGGCTCTCGGGCCAGCCCGGCGCGGTGTGGGACGCGATCCACCACCTGATCCTGCCGGGCGTGGTGCTGGGCACCATCCCGCTGGCCGTCATCGCCCGCATGACCCGCTCGGCCATGCTGGAGGTGCTGGCCGAGGACTATGTGCGCACCGCCCGCGCCAAGGGCCTGCCGGCCTGGCGGGTGGTGGGCCTGCATGCGCTGCGCAACGCCATGATCCCGGTGGTCACCGTCATCGGCCTGCAGGTGGGCGCGCTGATGGCCGGCGCCGTGCTCACCGAAACCATCTTCTCCTGGCCCGGCATCGGCAAGTGGCTGATCGAGTCGATCTCCCGGCGCGACTATCCGGCCCTGCAGGGCGGGGTCATGCTGGTGTCGGGCGTGGTCATCCTCGTCAACCTCGTGGTCGACCTGACCTACGGCCTCATCAACCCCCGCATCCGCCATGCGTGACACCCATCCCCTGGCGGACTTCTGGTTCGCCTTCCGCGAGAACCGCGGCGCCGTGGCCGGCCTGGCCGTGGTGCTGCTGGTGGTGCTGGCCGCCCTGCTGGCCCCGCTGATCGCCCCCTACGACCCGGACGCCCAGTTCCGCGACGCCATCCGCGCTGCGCCGTTCTGGGAGCCCGGCGGCAGCACCCGCTTCCTGCTGGGCACCGACAGCCTGGGCCGCGACCTGCTGACTCGGCTGATCTACGGCGCCCGAGTCTCGCTGTTCATCGGCCTGTCGGTGATGGGCGTGTCCTTCGTCATCGGCGTGCTGCTGGGCCTGGCCTGCGTCAGTTTCGGTCCGGTGGTGGACACCCTGATCACCCGCGTGATGGACCTCATCATGGCGGTGCCCAGCCTGGTGCTGGCCATCCTGGTCGTCGCCGTGCTGGGCCCCAGCCTGACCAACACCATCGTGGCGGTCACCATCGTCTACCTGCCGCGCTATGTGCGCCTCTTGCGCGCCTCGGCCCAGGCCGAGTTGGGCAAGGACTACGTGACCGCCGCCCGGGTGGCCGGCGTGGGCAAGGCCCGGCTGATGTTCCGCACCGTGCTGCCCAACTGCCTGGCCCCGCTGATCGTGCAGGCCGCGCTGGGCGTGTCCGACGCCATCCTCGAGGCCGCCGCCCTGGGCTTTCTGGGCCTGGG
This sequence is a window from Ideonella dechloratans. Protein-coding genes within it:
- a CDS encoding ABC transporter permease subunit; the protein is MFRFLWRRLALTIPTFFALMFVTFVAIRLVPGDPVEVRVGERGISPERLAYFRHELGLDQPVWKQFLDYVWQLLHGDFGTSLATNQKVLTEFMALFPATLELSFFAMLFAAVIGLPAGAIAAAKRGSLYDQTLMGLSVTGYSMPIFWWGLLLIMYVGERWGLTPVSGRIDLINFYFEPVTGFMVIDAWLSGQPGAVWDAIHHLILPGVVLGTIPLAVIARMTRSAMLEVLAEDYVRTARAKGLPAWRVVGLHALRNAMIPVVTVIGLQVGALMAGAVLTETIFSWPGIGKWLIESISRRDYPALQGGVMLVSGVVILVNLVVDLTYGLINPRIRHA
- a CDS encoding ABC transporter permease subunit; the protein is MRDTHPLADFWFAFRENRGAVAGLAVVLLVVLAALLAPLIAPYDPDAQFRDAIRAAPFWEPGGSTRFLLGTDSLGRDLLTRLIYGARVSLFIGLSVMGVSFVIGVLLGLACVSFGPVVDTLITRVMDLIMAVPSLVLAILVVAVLGPSLTNTIVAVTIVYLPRYVRLLRASAQAELGKDYVTAARVAGVGKARLMFRTVLPNCLAPLIVQAALGVSDAILEAAALGFLGLGAQPPTAEWGTMLADAREFIRSEPWLVTLPGLAILITVVSINLAGDGLRDALDPKMRKT